A stretch of the Acanthochromis polyacanthus isolate Apoly-LR-REF ecotype Palm Island chromosome 22, KAUST_Apoly_ChrSc, whole genome shotgun sequence genome encodes the following:
- the LOC127531928 gene encoding protein NLRC5-like, with protein MCHWRLVCVQNSQESGNMACTSQSALNYVSRARGRLVGELQNLSVILENLYQKGVLSDEEVSKIQTERDDFDRTRKILDKVIKKGEAACYELLRIIDVTRKRTLERPPPLPEKNTGTSTGTQKFDLHHWISCFSFKEETQMDVDYLQGPRPCHRYQKKLKLKAQKLSKEFWNPSKKLFEDKRRPDLSYTSLVLDTQKSPSPSKIKKWKRKKSKMSRPKKLRTYIPEDKPEISPTDLLKTQEDILLVGKPGIGKTAVVREMLRLWAEKDKKELDYMFYFDMRKMSQTTPAMTLKEFLFNKFSEPDVGMDEVLQDIKSNSDNVTIIFDGITDLSPSVVEDLVEKELLPDAKIIITCRPDDEKDFFSGDCLRVEVKGFSEQTIKSYLSATLCDAQKVLSRLELLTLCHVPMYALMVAACSSSEHSPQPCTITEIYIDIVRYCLQVNSNKTEDLNTFIKTKREEILFLAEIAFNATQGKTVNLNEVPCKDSCVLSFLKPLFIKVSRTETETRHVFLHYTLQEFFAAMWLLKNPDKIRNVFQQSLTEDKKHMKHLIPFMCRLLNKKSPSWMKCLVPVEELNSTSDWFFKELITTFVPDVVDTEDGGLDVDTLFLCQCLYESQSPEACIYLLDKLDYRLDLCGESLDPYLCCAVAYVVNQSKGRKIWLNLDDVTISERGMRQLFGCLQNIQWCDPLPQQLWKIFLLSEEQMDFVSLLSLIENQLHLPVEGKKQLFERAVEVMKRMTTKVNICLYWDRETLVCQSLCESLIEALPYVSSLSLSWGLSF; from the exons ATGT GTCATTGGCGTTTGGTCTGTGTGCAGAACTCACAGGAGTCTGGAAACATGGCTTGTACATCACAGTCTGCCTTAAATTATGTCAGTAGAGCCAGAGGGCGCCTTGTGGGAGAATTACAGAATCTCTCTGTGATTCTGGAGAACTTGTATCAGAAAGGAGTTCTCAGTGATGAGGAGGTCAGCAAAATACAGACAGAGCGTGATGACTTCGATAGAACCAGAAAAATCCTGGACAAGGTCATAAAAAAGGGGGAAGCAGCCTGCTACGAGTTACTCAGAATTATTGACGTGACGAGGAAGAGGACTTTAGAGAGGCCGCCTCCTCTCCCTGAGAAAAACACTGGAACTTCCACTGGAACCCAGAAGTTTGACCTGCACCACTGGatcagctgcttttctttcaaggaAGAAACGCAAATGGATGTGGACTACCTGCAAG gacCAAGACCGTGCCACAGATATCAGAAAAAGTTGAAGTTGAAAGCACAGAAATTATCTAAAGAGTTTTGGAATCCAAGTAAAAAACTGTTTGAAGACAAAAGGAGGCCTGATCTGTCATACACCTCACTTGTATTGGATACACAGAAAAGCCCATCTCCATCTAAAatcaagaaatggaagagaaagaaaagtaaGATGAGTCGACCTAAGAAACTGAGGACATACATCCCTGAGGACAAACCAGAAATTTCCCCCACTGACCTTCTGAAAACACAGGAAGACATCCTCTTGGTCGGGAAGCCTGGAATTGGAAAGACGGCAGTCGTTCGTGAAATGTTGAGACTGTGGGCAGAAAAGGACAAGAAGGAGTTAGATTACATGTTCTACTTTGACATGAGGAAAATGTCCCAAACCACACCCGCTATGACCCTGAAGGAATTTCTTTTTAATAAGTTCAGTGAACCAGATGTAGGCATGGATGAGGTTTTACAGGATATAAAGAGTAACTCTGACAATGTTACCATCATTTTTGATGGCATCACAGATCTGTCTCCATCAGTGGTGGAGGACCTTGTAGAGAAAGAACTACTACCTGATGCAAAGATCATCATAACATGCAGACCAGATGACGAGAAAGACTTCTTCTCTGGGGACTGTCTCAGAGTGGAGGTGAAAGGATTTAGTGAGCAGACCATAAAGTCCTACTTATCTGCAACACTCTGCGATGCACAGAAGGTTTTGAGCAGATTGGAGTTGCTGACTCTTTGCCATGTACCAATGTATGCTCTGATGGTGGCTGCCTGCTCTTCATCAGAACACTCTCCACAGCCATGCACTATAACAGAAATCTACATTGACATTGTTCGTTACTGCCTTCAggtaaacagcaacaaaacagaagatCTAAACACCTTCATCAAAACCAAGAGAGAGGAAATATTGTTTTTGGCTGAAATAGCTTTCAATGCAACTCAGGGAAAAACTGTGAACCTGAATGAAGTGCCCTGTAAAGACAGCTGTGTCCTTTCCTTCCTGAAACCACTTTTTATCAAAGTCAGCCGAACTGAAACAGAAACTAGACACGTATTCCTCCATTACACACTGCAGGAGTTTTTTGCAGCCATGTGGCTCTTAAAGAATCCTGATAAAATCAGGAATGTTTTTCAGCAGAGCCTCACTGAGGACAAGAAACACATGAAACATTTGATCCCTTTCATGTGTCGACTGTTGAACAAGAAGAGCCCAAGTTGGATGAAGTGTCTGGTTCCAGTTGAGGAGCTCAACAGTACATCtgactggttcttcaaggagcTCATAACCACATTTGTCCCAGATGTGGTTGACACTGAAGACGGTGGGCTTGATGTCGACACGTTGTTCTTATGTCAGTGCTTGTATGAGTCCCAGAGTCCAGAGGCATGCATCTACCTTCTAGACAAACTGGACTACCGTCTTGACCTCTGTGGAGAGAGTCTTGATCCTTACCTCTGCTGTGCTGTGGCCTATGTGGTCAATCAGTCGAAGGGACGGAAAATATGGTTGAACCTTGATGATGTCACGATATCAGAGCGAGGAATGAGACAACTGTTTGGATGCCTTCAAAATATCCAATG GTGTGACCCTTTGCCACAGCAGCTGTGGAAGATTTTCCTTCTCAGTGAAGAACAGATGGACTTTGTCAGCTTACTTAGCCTCATTGAAAATCAGCTGCACCTTCCAGTGGAGGGtaaaaaacagctgtttgaaAGAGCTGTGGAAGTCATGAAGAGGATGACAACAAAGGTCAATATCTGCCTCTACTGGGACAGAGAAACTCTTGTCTGCCAGAGTCTGTGTGAGTCCTTAATAGAGGCTTTGCCATACGTCAGCTCACTCAG TTTGTCTTGGGGTTTGTCCTTTTGA